From Streptomyces sp. GSL17-111, one genomic window encodes:
- a CDS encoding aromatase/cyclase, with the protein MTRPEPGSTADVTVDRTVAIDAPPGVVYRLIADITGWPQILSSIVHAEVVEDRLVGRAVREQTVRVWALAGERVESWTSRRILDPAAGEVSFEQVVTTEPVLRMGGVWRIEPTDDGATRLVLRHRYRTVPGGAAAAKRVAEAVEDNSRTSLAALRNHAELGERHDALQFAFRTAVDIAGSTEDVYAYLQHAERWPERLPHIVRTRLTGAGPGLAHLDMDSRTPDGSLHHTVSVRVCFPDRHTIVFKQRRLPVVMSAHTGRWQLAEIRAASGEPRVRATSWHTITLDPEGVRSTYGVEATTAEARQHLRATLSTNSGATLSHAKQYAEAARAGA; encoded by the coding sequence GTGACACGACCAGAACCCGGCAGCACGGCGGACGTGACGGTCGACCGGACGGTCGCGATCGACGCACCCCCCGGAGTCGTCTACCGGCTCATCGCCGACATCACCGGCTGGCCGCAGATCCTCAGCTCCATCGTGCACGCCGAGGTCGTCGAGGACCGGCTCGTGGGCCGGGCCGTGCGCGAGCAGACCGTCCGGGTCTGGGCCCTGGCGGGGGAGCGCGTCGAGAGCTGGACGTCCCGCCGCATCCTCGACCCGGCCGCCGGGGAGGTCAGCTTCGAGCAGGTCGTCACGACCGAGCCGGTGCTCCGCATGGGCGGCGTCTGGCGGATCGAGCCGACCGACGACGGCGCCACCCGGCTCGTCCTGCGCCACCGCTACCGGACCGTCCCCGGGGGCGCGGCCGCGGCCAAACGTGTCGCCGAGGCCGTGGAGGACAACAGCAGGACCAGCCTGGCCGCCCTGCGCAACCACGCCGAGCTGGGCGAGCGGCACGACGCCCTCCAGTTCGCCTTCCGCACCGCCGTGGACATCGCCGGCAGCACGGAGGACGTGTACGCCTACCTCCAGCACGCCGAGCGCTGGCCGGAGCGGCTACCGCACATCGTGCGCACCCGCCTCACCGGGGCCGGGCCGGGCCTCGCCCACCTCGACATGGACTCCCGCACGCCCGACGGTTCCCTCCACCACACCGTCTCCGTCCGCGTCTGCTTCCCCGACCGGCACACCATCGTCTTCAAGCAGCGGCGTCTTCCCGTGGTCATGAGCGCCCACACCGGCCGCTGGCAGCTCGCCGAGATCCGCGCCGCCTCGGGCGAACCACGGGTGCGGGCCACCTCGTGGCACACCATCACCCTCGACCCCGAGGGCGTCCGCAGCACCTACGGGGTCGAGGCGACCACCGCCGAGGCCCGGCAGCACCTGCGCGCGACCCTGAGTACCAACAGCGGCGCCACGCTCAGCCACGCCAAGCAGTACGCGGAAGCCGCCCGCGCCGGAGCGTGA
- a CDS encoding kelch motif-containing protein has product MKYRPSRRTKRIAISTAALLAIAGMNAPWLIRYGSEQYHEYKINQPEYKADNGKWHVLDVPDEYRINTIHAALLYTGKVLLIAGSGNDAEQFDAQTFRSVLWDPEDNSFANIPTPADMFCAGHTQLPDGNLLVAGGTKRYETLEGDVEKAGGLMIVSNENPDEPMTLPKGTKFRGKDSGKVFLSQDSLLVPRAEKTEDPETGEVTVTASQARIYVEAERKGEKYSTGATEQYVVVGLEGEDRRNVYGIANKLSFDKKDFQGIRDSYEFDPIAEEYVKVDPMEDARWYPTLTTLEDGRVISVSGLDDIGEVSKKVEVYDPETKEWETLPYERYFPTYPGLFLAQGGELFYTGTSSGYGPADEGRTPGLWDWRTDEFEAVPGLSDPDALETAMGVLLPPAQDQRYMVLGGGGIGESETVTDKTRIVDLKEDLPRFEDGPDLYEPVRYPSSVILPDDTVLTTNGSGGYRGLSDSNVLKAELYDVETNSSRPVADPLVGRNYHSGALLLPDGRVMTFGSDSLFADEANTKPGEFEQQIDVYEPPYLFQGGRPELVDDAEETQVVELGGSAEFRSKDAGAVAEARLIRPSSFTHVTNVEQRSVELEFTTTADGVTVTLPEDPTLVPPGYYMVNVIDAEGVPSESVWVHVPGPGEDAGEDG; this is encoded by the coding sequence GTGAAATACCGTCCGAGCCGCCGTACCAAGCGGATAGCGATCTCGACGGCCGCGCTGCTCGCCATCGCCGGGATGAACGCGCCCTGGCTGATCCGCTACGGCTCGGAGCAGTACCACGAGTACAAGATCAACCAGCCCGAGTACAAGGCCGACAACGGCAAGTGGCACGTGCTGGACGTGCCCGACGAGTACCGCATCAACACCATCCACGCGGCGCTGCTGTACACCGGCAAGGTGCTGCTCATCGCCGGTTCGGGCAACGACGCCGAGCAGTTCGACGCGCAGACCTTCCGCAGCGTGCTGTGGGACCCCGAGGACAACTCCTTCGCCAACATCCCCACCCCGGCCGACATGTTCTGTGCCGGGCACACCCAGCTCCCGGACGGCAACCTGCTCGTCGCCGGGGGCACGAAGCGGTACGAGACGCTGGAGGGGGACGTCGAGAAGGCCGGCGGTCTGATGATCGTCAGCAACGAGAACCCCGACGAGCCGATGACGCTGCCCAAGGGCACCAAGTTCCGGGGGAAGGACAGCGGGAAGGTCTTCCTCAGCCAGGACTCCCTGCTCGTGCCCCGGGCCGAGAAGACGGAGGACCCGGAGACCGGCGAGGTCACCGTCACCGCCAGTCAGGCGCGGATCTACGTGGAGGCCGAGCGGAAGGGTGAGAAGTACTCCACCGGCGCCACGGAGCAGTACGTCGTCGTGGGCCTGGAGGGCGAGGACCGGCGCAACGTCTACGGGATCGCCAACAAGCTGTCCTTCGACAAGAAGGACTTCCAGGGCATCCGCGACTCCTACGAGTTCGACCCGATCGCCGAGGAGTACGTCAAGGTCGACCCGATGGAGGACGCCCGCTGGTACCCGACGCTGACCACGCTGGAGGACGGCCGCGTCATCTCCGTCTCCGGCCTGGACGACATCGGCGAGGTCTCCAAGAAGGTCGAGGTCTACGACCCGGAGACGAAGGAGTGGGAGACCCTCCCCTACGAGCGCTACTTCCCCACCTATCCGGGTCTCTTCCTCGCCCAGGGCGGCGAACTGTTCTACACCGGCACCAGCTCCGGCTACGGCCCGGCCGACGAGGGCCGCACGCCGGGCCTGTGGGACTGGCGGACGGACGAGTTCGAGGCCGTCCCCGGCCTGAGCGACCCCGACGCGCTGGAGACCGCCATGGGGGTGCTTCTGCCGCCCGCGCAGGACCAGCGCTACATGGTCCTCGGCGGTGGGGGCATCGGCGAGAGCGAGACCGTCACCGACAAGACGCGCATCGTGGACCTGAAGGAGGACCTGCCCCGCTTCGAGGACGGCCCCGACCTGTACGAGCCCGTCCGCTACCCCAGCAGCGTCATCCTGCCCGACGACACCGTGCTGACGACGAACGGTTCGGGGGGCTACCGGGGCCTGAGCGACAGCAACGTCCTCAAGGCCGAGCTCTACGACGTGGAGACCAACAGCTCCCGTCCGGTCGCCGACCCGCTGGTGGGCCGCAACTACCACTCCGGCGCCCTGCTGCTGCCCGACGGCCGGGTCATGACCTTCGGTTCCGACTCGCTCTTCGCCGACGAGGCCAACACCAAGCCCGGCGAGTTCGAGCAGCAGATCGACGTGTACGAGCCGCCCTACCTCTTCCAGGGCGGGCGCCCCGAGCTGGTCGACGACGCCGAGGAGACGCAGGTCGTCGAGTTGGGCGGAAGCGCGGAGTTCCGTTCGAAGGACGCGGGGGCCGTGGCGGAGGCGCGGCTGATCCGGCCCAGCTCCTTCACGCACGTCACGAACGTCGAGCAGCGCTCGGTGGAGCTGGAGTTCACGACGACGGCGGACGGCGTCACCGTCACCCTCCCGGAGGACCCCACCCTCGTGCCGCCGGGCTACTACATGGTCAACGTCATCGACGCCGAGGGCGTCCCCTCGGAGTCGGTCTGGGTCCACGTGCCCGGCCCCGGGGAGGACGCGGGCGAGGACGGCTGA
- a CDS encoding glycosyltransferase family 2 protein → MTAAGDSRPPADDDPSRTTKLRVLREPRGSRTGEHSLGRGLRWPRKAPPRYDYEHYSRLAGPLTRPDPDVPYRVRYRSLLGDEPHRVRAGLLLAAAPLLSLGLFLWLMQPQHWTQRDEGSVSDLVLVLDVVMLVAIGLIELFRTLNVLSNSHATLVARDPVPVVPEAGTRVAFLTSFVPGKEPLSMVTKTLEAAVKIRHRGTVHVWLLDEGDDPEVKAVCAKLGVRHFSRKGVDRWNTPKGAFRAKTKHGNYNAWLDAHGDDYDFFAGVDTDHVPLANYLERMLGYFRDPDVGFVIGPQVYGNYDNFVTKAAESQQFLFHALIQRAGNRYGAPMFVGTSNAVRIKAIKQIGGLYDSITEDMATGFEMHRHRNPVTGRKWRSVYTPDVLAVGEGPNAWTDFFTQQLRWSRGTYETILGQYWKGFFSLPAGKLFNYTMMIIFYPISALNWILAALSCALFLGLGASGVQIDPVIWMMLYGNASALQVGLYIWNRRHNVSPHEPEGSGGLAGMLMSALSAPIYARSLLDAVLRRKSKFVVTPKGDSASPDTLLGTFRVHLFFIAVFGGSLVGSFFLGHDHPAMITWAALALLITAAPIIGWQVTVRKELKRRRQQGRTPDGPSGRDGRSTAAPDGAAASVPGPRTEDASVGGPVPPAVSPEDTIQIAVRRPRHPAPRA, encoded by the coding sequence ATGACGGCAGCAGGCGATTCCCGGCCGCCCGCGGACGACGACCCGTCACGGACGACGAAGCTGCGCGTCCTGCGGGAACCACGTGGCTCCCGCACCGGCGAGCACTCCCTCGGCCGCGGGCTGCGTTGGCCGCGCAAGGCGCCGCCGCGCTACGACTACGAGCACTACAGCCGGCTCGCCGGACCGCTCACCCGGCCCGACCCGGACGTGCCCTACCGCGTGCGCTACCGCAGCCTGCTGGGTGACGAGCCGCACCGCGTCCGGGCCGGACTGCTGCTGGCGGCCGCGCCGTTGCTCTCCCTCGGCCTCTTCCTGTGGCTCATGCAGCCGCAGCACTGGACCCAGCGCGACGAGGGCTCCGTCTCGGACCTGGTCCTGGTCCTCGACGTCGTCATGCTCGTCGCGATCGGTCTCATCGAGCTGTTCCGCACGCTCAACGTGCTCTCCAACTCCCACGCGACGCTCGTCGCCCGCGACCCGGTGCCCGTCGTGCCCGAGGCGGGCACGCGCGTGGCGTTCCTGACCTCGTTCGTGCCCGGCAAGGAACCGCTCTCCATGGTCACCAAGACCCTGGAGGCGGCCGTGAAGATCCGCCACCGGGGCACGGTGCACGTGTGGCTGCTCGACGAGGGCGACGACCCCGAGGTGAAGGCCGTCTGCGCGAAGCTGGGCGTGCGCCACTTCAGCCGCAAGGGAGTGGACCGCTGGAACACCCCGAAGGGTGCCTTCCGGGCCAAGACCAAGCACGGCAACTACAACGCCTGGCTCGACGCCCACGGGGACGACTACGACTTCTTCGCCGGCGTCGACACCGACCACGTCCCCCTGGCGAACTACCTGGAGCGGATGCTCGGCTACTTCCGGGACCCCGACGTCGGCTTCGTCATCGGGCCGCAGGTCTACGGCAACTACGACAACTTCGTCACCAAGGCCGCCGAGAGCCAGCAGTTCCTCTTCCACGCGCTGATCCAGCGGGCGGGCAACCGCTACGGCGCCCCGATGTTCGTCGGCACGAGCAACGCCGTACGGATCAAGGCGATCAAGCAGATCGGGGGTCTGTACGACTCGATCACCGAGGACATGGCCACCGGCTTCGAGATGCACCGGCACCGCAACCCCGTGACCGGCCGGAAGTGGCGCTCGGTCTACACCCCGGACGTGCTGGCCGTCGGCGAGGGCCCCAACGCCTGGACCGACTTCTTCACCCAGCAGCTCCGGTGGTCGCGCGGCACCTACGAGACGATCCTCGGCCAGTACTGGAAGGGCTTCTTCTCGCTGCCCGCCGGGAAGCTCTTCAACTACACGATGATGATCATCTTCTACCCGATCTCAGCGCTGAACTGGATCCTGGCGGCTCTCAGTTGCGCCCTCTTCCTCGGCCTCGGCGCCTCCGGCGTGCAGATCGACCCGGTCATCTGGATGATGCTCTACGGCAACGCCTCGGCCCTCCAGGTGGGCCTGTACATCTGGAACCGGCGGCACAACGTCTCCCCGCACGAGCCGGAGGGCTCGGGCGGTCTCGCGGGCATGCTCATGTCGGCACTCTCCGCGCCCATCTACGCCCGTTCGCTGCTGGACGCCGTGCTGCGCCGCAAGAGCAAGTTCGTCGTGACGCCGAAGGGCGACTCAGCCAGCCCCGACACCCTGCTGGGCACCTTCCGCGTCCACCTGTTCTTCATCGCCGTCTTCGGCGGCTCCCTCGTGGGGTCGTTCTTCCTCGGGCACGACCACCCCGCGATGATCACCTGGGCCGCGCTGGCCCTGCTGATCACGGCGGCGCCGATCATCGGCTGGCAGGTCACCGTCCGCAAGGAGCTGAAGCGGCGCCGACAGCAGGGCCGAACGCCGGACGGCCCGTCCGGCCGGGACGGCAGGAGCACAGCAGCGCCGGACGGTGCCGCGGCCTCCGTACCCGGCCCGCGCACCGAGGACGCCTCGGTGGGCGGCCCCGTCCCTCCCGCCGTGAGCCCCGAGGACACGATCCAGATCGCCGTGCGTCGCCCCCGGCACCCGGCTCCGCGCGCCTGA
- a CDS encoding class F sortase, with the protein MSGEERSSGTGRVMTGTAWAVLLLALWLWGKDITDTPPPGATRDVATSERVGEEGRVALPPATEPLRERAAPQRVVIDELGVDAVVVPRGLDRDGAVDPPPLQEAGTVGWYAGGPAPGEDGAALLVGHVDTETDRAVFYELSTLEPGVAVRVARADGTAAEFTVENVEVVQRDGFDAERVYGERHEGRAELRLITCGGTFDEKAGAYTANVVVSAYLTGSTAA; encoded by the coding sequence GTGTCCGGCGAGGAGCGCTCCTCGGGCACCGGGCGGGTGATGACGGGCACGGCCTGGGCGGTGCTGCTGCTGGCCCTGTGGCTGTGGGGCAAGGACATCACCGACACGCCGCCACCCGGCGCCACACGGGACGTCGCGACCTCCGAGCGGGTCGGGGAGGAGGGACGCGTCGCCCTGCCCCCGGCCACCGAGCCCCTCCGGGAGCGGGCGGCGCCGCAGCGGGTCGTCATCGACGAACTGGGGGTGGACGCCGTCGTCGTCCCCCGGGGGCTCGACCGGGACGGCGCCGTCGACCCGCCGCCGCTCCAGGAGGCCGGGACCGTCGGCTGGTACGCGGGCGGCCCGGCGCCGGGCGAGGACGGCGCCGCCCTGCTCGTCGGCCATGTGGACACCGAGACCGACCGGGCCGTCTTCTACGAGCTGAGCACCCTGGAACCGGGCGTGGCGGTGCGGGTGGCACGGGCCGACGGGACGGCCGCCGAGTTCACCGTGGAGAACGTCGAGGTCGTGCAGCGCGACGGGTTCGACGCGGAGCGGGTCTACGGGGAACGGCACGAGGGGCGCGCGGAGTTGCGCCTCATCACCTGCGGGGGCACGTTCGACGAGAAGGCCGGGGCCTACACGGCGAACGTCGTCGTCTCCGCCTACCTCACCGGCTCGACGGCCGCCTGA
- a CDS encoding galactose oxidase early set domain-containing protein — MAHRTIPGTATACSLLSAATVLTALTAGPVAAHGDGDHHHEPAPRGVQVPEVSAEEVAAEYDPAEAAAIGREHAEAHARTRAAAENTSDYPQTTRTNSLRWLTEDQRKKNAAFAPKEFGRFTEFFPSPDYGVHIAQLPTGKVLLFSFEPVEDNPNRETAPTQIIGARNAGRAFLWDPRRGTGPDAFTAAHPPVIDMPDGRGEERRAPFFCAGHSFLPNSMLGVFGGNLGGNGGSGAKLSLLYDPWKEEWLRQDDMAVGRWYPTVVTAADGRQYIFSGQSERGWGTPTEVVERFPAQGRPVPMSTGARMLGDPVERLTVEAPFRHDYPHTFALRDGLIHALGRDSDQQWAFDPVRQTRRTLPNLPDDPQGRKQQERWYGSAVPLPNGKLGPDSVLYMGGDANDPTTYLLKDDTWTKTGARAFGRTQDNTLILPDGSLFTVNGAPDIRDYGNGPYNPNADQKYRSTELREPGGGWRLGPVQRLPRGYHSNAVVMPDGRVMITGDELQQIANDPDITDDMHGTVEIYEPAYLHRGERPHLGRAPKKMLRYQQHFTVGSRTAGEVERAVILSPSTATHSVNTSQRHLELEIVRRGQGTLELKAPPSPEDAIPGFYMLFLLNEDGVPSTAQWVRFGPPRAG; from the coding sequence ATGGCCCATCGCACGATCCCGGGCACCGCCACCGCCTGTTCCCTGCTGTCCGCCGCCACGGTGCTCACGGCCCTCACCGCCGGACCCGTCGCGGCCCACGGCGACGGCGACCACCACCACGAGCCGGCACCGCGCGGCGTCCAGGTGCCGGAGGTCAGCGCGGAGGAGGTGGCGGCCGAGTACGACCCCGCCGAGGCCGCCGCCATCGGACGCGAGCACGCCGAGGCCCACGCCCGCACCCGTGCCGCCGCCGAGAACACGTCCGACTACCCGCAGACGACGCGGACGAACAGCCTGCGGTGGCTCACCGAGGACCAGCGGAAGAAGAACGCCGCCTTCGCCCCGAAGGAGTTCGGCCGCTTCACCGAGTTCTTCCCCTCGCCCGACTACGGCGTGCACATCGCCCAACTCCCCACGGGCAAGGTCCTGCTCTTCTCCTTCGAGCCGGTGGAGGACAACCCGAACCGGGAGACGGCCCCCACCCAGATCATCGGCGCGCGCAACGCCGGGCGGGCCTTCCTGTGGGATCCGCGCCGGGGCACCGGCCCGGACGCCTTCACCGCCGCCCACCCCCCGGTCATCGACATGCCGGACGGCCGGGGCGAGGAGCGCAGAGCGCCGTTCTTCTGCGCCGGTCACTCCTTCCTGCCCAACAGCATGCTCGGGGTCTTCGGCGGGAACCTCGGCGGCAACGGGGGATCCGGCGCCAAACTCTCACTCCTCTACGACCCGTGGAAGGAGGAGTGGCTGCGCCAGGACGACATGGCCGTCGGCCGCTGGTACCCCACGGTCGTGACGGCGGCCGACGGGCGCCAGTACATCTTCTCCGGCCAGTCCGAACGCGGCTGGGGGACGCCGACCGAGGTCGTGGAACGCTTCCCGGCCCAGGGGCGTCCCGTGCCCATGAGCACCGGGGCCAGGATGCTCGGCGACCCGGTCGAGCGGCTCACCGTCGAGGCACCCTTCCGCCACGACTACCCGCACACCTTCGCGCTGCGCGACGGCCTCATCCACGCCCTGGGCCGCGACTCCGACCAGCAGTGGGCCTTCGACCCGGTCCGTCAGACGCGCCGGACCCTGCCGAACCTGCCGGACGACCCGCAGGGCCGCAAGCAGCAGGAGCGCTGGTACGGCTCGGCCGTCCCGCTGCCCAACGGCAAGCTCGGCCCGGACTCCGTCCTGTACATGGGCGGCGACGCGAACGACCCGACCACCTACCTGCTCAAGGACGACACCTGGACCAAGACCGGCGCCAGGGCCTTCGGCCGTACCCAGGACAACACGCTCATCCTGCCCGACGGCAGCCTCTTCACCGTCAACGGCGCCCCCGACATCCGGGACTACGGCAACGGCCCGTACAACCCCAACGCCGACCAGAAGTACCGCAGCACCGAACTGCGCGAGCCGGGCGGCGGCTGGCGGCTCGGGCCCGTCCAGCGCCTGCCGCGCGGCTACCACTCCAACGCGGTCGTCATGCCGGACGGCCGCGTCATGATCACCGGTGACGAGCTCCAGCAGATCGCCAACGACCCCGACATCACCGACGACATGCACGGCACGGTCGAGATCTACGAACCCGCCTACCTGCATCGTGGCGAGCGTCCCCACCTGGGCCGGGCGCCGAAGAAGATGCTCCGCTACCAGCAGCACTTCACGGTCGGTTCCCGCACGGCGGGTGAGGTCGAACGGGCGGTGATCCTGTCCCCGTCGACGGCCACGCACTCCGTCAACACCAGCCAGCGCCACCTGGAACTGGAGATCGTCCGGCGCGGCCAGGGCACCCTGGAGCTGAAGGCGCCGCCCTCGCCCGAGGACGCGATCCCGGGCTTCTACATGCTGTTCCTCCTGAACGAGGACGGCGTGCCCAGTACCGCGCAGTGGGTGCGGTTCGGCCCGCCGCGCGCCGGCTGA
- a CDS encoding HAD-IIA family hydrolase, translated as MSERKPIESWLTDMDGVLMHEGVPVPGADVFITKLRESGKPFLVLTNNSMYTARDLHARLNRIGLEVPAENIWTSALATAKFLDQQHPGGTAYVIGEAGLTTALHDVGYVLSDADPEFVILGETRTYSFEALTKAIRLINDGARFIATNPDNTGPSPQGALPATGSVAALITKATGKEPYFVGKPNPLMMRTGLNAIGAHSETSAMIGDRMDTDVLAGLEAGMETFLVLTGLTAKEDIDRYPFRPTTVVDSIADLVDLA; from the coding sequence ATGAGCGAACGCAAGCCGATCGAATCGTGGCTGACCGACATGGACGGCGTCCTGATGCACGAGGGCGTGCCGGTGCCCGGGGCCGACGTCTTCATCACGAAGCTGCGCGAGTCCGGCAAGCCGTTCCTGGTGCTGACCAACAACTCGATGTACACCGCGCGCGACCTGCACGCCCGGCTGAACCGGATCGGTCTGGAGGTGCCCGCCGAGAACATCTGGACCTCGGCGCTCGCCACCGCGAAGTTCCTCGACCAGCAGCACCCCGGCGGCACCGCGTACGTCATCGGCGAGGCGGGCCTGACGACCGCGCTGCACGACGTCGGCTACGTCCTGAGCGACGCGGACCCCGAGTTCGTCATCCTGGGCGAGACGCGGACGTACTCCTTCGAAGCCCTCACCAAGGCCATCCGCCTCATCAACGACGGGGCCCGGTTCATCGCGACGAACCCCGACAACACCGGCCCCTCCCCCCAGGGGGCGCTGCCGGCGACGGGTTCCGTCGCGGCCCTGATCACCAAGGCCACCGGCAAGGAGCCCTACTTCGTCGGGAAGCCGAACCCCCTGATGATGCGCACCGGGCTGAACGCCATCGGGGCGCACTCGGAGACGTCGGCCATGATCGGCGACCGGATGGACACCGACGTCCTGGCCGGGCTGGAGGCCGGGATGGAGACGTTCCTCGTCCTCACCGGACTGACGGCCAAGGAGGACATCGACCGCTACCCGTTCCGTCCGACGACCGTGGTGGACTCCATCGCCGACCTCGTCGACCTCGCCTGA
- a CDS encoding glycoside hydrolase family 6 protein: MYGTDVARRTRARALAGTAALAAMALLGACSSSDGDGDGPPRKESPASGAAENPGPFWVNPESKAAQALAEARQDAPGEAELVEAIAGRPAGQWIGTDDPEGEARRLTEAAAEADRTPLLVLYNIPHRDCGQYSKGGAESADAYRAWIDRVVSGIGDRAAWVVLEPDALPHILVPGCVPAEMHDEHYSLLSEAVTKLSALPQTRVYIDAGNPQWVRDPGGMVEPLRRAGIEQADGFSLNVSNYQTTEANAEYGKRLSSMVGDKPFVIDTSRNGNGPVPGDEAEEAWCNPPGRALGEPPTTETGDERIDAFLWVKRPGESDGTCRGGPQAGEWHHAYALELARNAQ; encoded by the coding sequence ATGTACGGCACGGACGTCGCCCGCAGGACGCGCGCCCGGGCGCTCGCCGGAACGGCCGCGCTGGCGGCCATGGCGCTGCTGGGCGCCTGCTCCTCCTCGGACGGGGACGGGGACGGCCCGCCCCGGAAGGAGTCGCCCGCCTCCGGGGCGGCGGAGAACCCGGGTCCCTTCTGGGTCAACCCCGAGAGCAAGGCCGCACAGGCGTTGGCCGAGGCCCGCCAGGACGCGCCCGGGGAGGCGGAGCTCGTCGAGGCGATCGCCGGGCGTCCCGCGGGGCAGTGGATCGGCACCGACGACCCGGAGGGGGAGGCCCGCCGGCTCACCGAGGCCGCGGCCGAGGCGGACCGCACGCCGCTGCTCGTCCTCTACAACATCCCCCACCGCGACTGCGGCCAGTACTCCAAGGGCGGGGCCGAGAGCGCGGACGCCTACCGCGCCTGGATCGACCGCGTGGTGTCGGGTATCGGCGACCGTGCGGCGTGGGTCGTGCTGGAGCCCGACGCCCTGCCGCACATCCTCGTCCCCGGCTGCGTCCCCGCCGAGATGCACGACGAGCACTACTCCCTGCTGTCCGAGGCCGTGACGAAGCTGAGCGCGCTGCCGCAGACCCGCGTCTACATCGACGCGGGGAACCCGCAGTGGGTGCGCGACCCCGGCGGCATGGTCGAGCCGCTGCGGCGGGCGGGCATCGAGCAGGCCGACGGCTTCTCGCTCAACGTGTCCAACTACCAGACGACCGAGGCCAACGCGGAGTACGGGAAGCGGCTGTCGTCGATGGTCGGGGACAAGCCCTTCGTCATCGACACCAGCCGCAACGGCAACGGGCCGGTGCCGGGGGACGAGGCGGAGGAGGCGTGGTGCAACCCGCCGGGTCGTGCGCTCGGTGAGCCGCCGACGACGGAGACGGGCGACGAGCGGATCGACGCCTTCCTGTGGGTGAAGCGTCCCGGGGAGTCCGACGGCACCTGCCGGGGCGGCCCGCAGGCGGGCGAGTGGCACCACGCGTACGCCCTGGAGCTCGCACGCAACGCGCAGTGA
- a CDS encoding Dyp-type peroxidase, with protein MVIVADDDPERVQRTADGIRADLLAAGAGHVVHEEAGKVLRLRPNGPAREHFGFADGVSEPHFLAKDVEKAKKEEGHSVWHPGGPLSLVLAKDPGGDAETGYGSYVVYRKLEQDVPHFDAQRLKLARALAEADGRAEPHEGDKELAGAYMVGRFRNGMPVNLPATASLDGSIPNDFDFSGDQDGLKCPYQAHTRKTNPRGDTVWRFGGTLEEERTRRIARRGISYESDGTVGLLFLCAQADIAEQFEFMQDRWCNNVDFVAGGADGKPSTGQDPVVGVGSAQTPTYWPKKHGVAGEKVTVSLAESVTLRGAEYFFVPSRSFLRDARG; from the coding sequence GTGGTGATCGTCGCCGACGACGACCCGGAGCGGGTGCAGCGGACGGCGGACGGGATCCGGGCCGACCTGCTCGCCGCCGGCGCCGGGCACGTCGTGCACGAGGAGGCGGGCAAGGTGCTGCGGCTGCGCCCGAACGGGCCCGCGCGTGAGCACTTCGGCTTCGCCGACGGCGTCAGCGAGCCGCACTTCCTGGCCAAGGACGTCGAGAAGGCGAAGAAGGAGGAAGGGCACAGCGTGTGGCACCCCGGCGGACCGCTCAGCCTGGTCCTCGCCAAGGACCCGGGTGGTGACGCGGAGACGGGGTACGGCTCGTACGTCGTCTACCGCAAGCTGGAGCAGGACGTGCCGCACTTCGACGCGCAGCGGCTGAAGCTCGCCCGCGCGCTGGCCGAGGCCGACGGCCGGGCGGAGCCGCACGAGGGCGACAAGGAGCTCGCCGGCGCCTACATGGTCGGCCGTTTCCGCAACGGCATGCCCGTCAACCTGCCGGCCACCGCCTCCCTGGACGGCTCGATCCCGAACGACTTCGACTTCTCCGGCGACCAGGACGGCCTGAAGTGCCCCTACCAGGCCCACACCCGCAAGACGAACCCCCGGGGTGACACCGTCTGGCGGTTCGGCGGCACCCTTGAGGAGGAGCGGACGCGCCGCATCGCCCGCCGTGGCATCTCCTACGAGAGCGACGGCACCGTCGGGCTGCTGTTCCTCTGCGCCCAGGCGGACATCGCCGAGCAGTTCGAGTTCATGCAGGACCGCTGGTGCAACAACGTCGACTTCGTCGCGGGCGGCGCGGACGGCAAGCCCTCCACCGGGCAGGACCCGGTGGTCGGGGTCGGCAGCGCGCAGACCCCGACGTACTGGCCGAAGAAGCACGGCGTCGCCGGGGAGAAGGTCACGGTCTCCCTGGCGGAGTCGGTGACGCTGCGCGGCGCCGAGTACTTCTTCGTCCCCAGCCGTAGCTTCCTGCGCGACGCGCGCGGCTGA